ACGGCTGCCGATCTGCTGAGCCAGGCAGAGCACGACGAACGGGCAGCGGCCATCCTTGTTACGGACTCGCTCCCTTTTGCAAAGGCAGTGAAGGAAGAGATAGAGCATCAGCTCTCCGGGTTGGAAAGAAAGGGGATAGCAGAGAGCTCTCTTGAGAGCTACGGAGCGATCATCGTGGCCAAAGATCTTAAGCACGCTGCAGGACTTGCCAATGAGGTTGCACCTGAACACCTCGAGGTCATGACGAGAAATCCCTTTGATCTCCTGCCGATGATCAGGAATGCCGGCGCCATATTCCTGGGACCCTGGACACCTGAGCCGCTGGGAGATTATGTGGCAGGCCCCAATCATACCCTTCCCACAGGAGGGACAGCCCGCTTCTTCTCCCCTTTGGGAGTCTATGATTTTGTGAAGCGCTCAAGCCTCCTGAGCTTCTCAAAGGCAGGGTTCATGAAACTGGCAAAGACCGTGGAGACCCTGTCGGAGAGTGAGGGATTAAGCGCCCACGGCAATACGATAAAGGTGAGGCTTGACAGGCGTTAGGCAAATGTCCGTCGAAAGCGAGATCTATGAGAGAACTTGATATAGCGAAACTGGTGAGACCCTCTGTTCTTCGTCTCCGGGCCTATGAGGCAAAGGAGATTCCCTGCACGGTGAAGCTCGATGCCAATGAGAGCCCCTATGCCTTAGGGAGAGATCTTTTCAGGGGCCTCAGGGGACTTGAGACGAACCGTTATCCGGACCCTGAGGCAAGGAAACTCAAGAAAATCATCGGCAAGCGGTTTGGGGTATCGCCTGAGCGTATTCTCCAGGGAAACGGCTCTGATGAGCTCATCTATTATCTTGTCTCGACCTTTGGCGGGCCTGTCCTTTATCCCTTTCCAACATTCTCGATGTACGGCATCACCTCTCAGGCCCTTGGAGAGAAGGCGATAGCCGTTCCTCTTGACCGTGAATTTGATATTGATTTGGAGAAGACGGGTAAGGCCATAAAGAAGGAGAGGCCGAAGATCATCTTCTTAAGCTCTCCGAACAACCCCACGGGAAACTGCTTTTCCTCGGAAAAGATCCTGAAGATCATCGGGATGTCAAAGGGGATTGTCGCTGTTGACGAGGCATACCAGCCCTTTTCGAGCGAAAGGGGTTTTCTGCCGCTCCTGAAGGACT
The nucleotide sequence above comes from Thermodesulfovibrionales bacterium. Encoded proteins:
- the hisC gene encoding histidinol-phosphate transaminase, translating into MRELDIAKLVRPSVLRLRAYEAKEIPCTVKLDANESPYALGRDLFRGLRGLETNRYPDPEARKLKKIIGKRFGVSPERILQGNGSDELIYYLVSTFGGPVLYPFPTFSMYGITSQALGEKAIAVPLDREFDIDLEKTGKAIKKERPKIIFLSSPNNPTGNCFSSEKILKIIGMSKGIVAVDEAYQPFSSERGFLPLLKDYKNLVILRTLSKIGLAALRLGFLIADPGIIKEVNKVRLPFNVNSLSQAIAVEALKDRAEFSATIKTIVSERERLLKEMERRDGIEPFRSEANFILFRVRDPGRVYERLLKGGVLVKNLNEMVRGCLRVTVGTPEENTIFLKRMKEALHEKGDS